A window of Panthera leo isolate Ple1 chromosome D2, P.leo_Ple1_pat1.1, whole genome shotgun sequence contains these coding sequences:
- the NOLC1 gene encoding nucleolar and coiled-body phosphoprotein 1 isoform X1 yields the protein MADAGLRRVVPSDLYPLVLGFLRDNQLSEVANKFAKATGATQQDANASSLLDIYSFWLNRSTKAPKRKLQVNGPVTKKAKKKTSSSDSSEDSSEEEETQGPPAKKAVVPAKRASLPQHGGKASAKATESSSSEESSDEEEEDKKKKPVQKGVKPQPKTVKAPPKKAKSSDSDSDSSSEDEAPKNQKPKTTPVAAKAQAKASAKSGTPARVAPKIANGKAASSKSSSSSSSSSDDSEEEEATAIPKKTVPKKQVVAKAPVKAAATPTQKSSSSEDSSSEEEEEQKKPIKKKPGPYSSVPPPSAALSKKSLGTQAPKKAAEKKEPVESSEDSSDESDSSSEEEKKPPAKTVISKATIKPAPAKKASESSSDSSDSDSSENEAPAKSAATTKNLPSKPAATPKQPAAKSATAPKQAAGSVQKPLTRKADSSSSEEESSSSEEEKTKKTVATPKSKAMAKAAPSPAAKQSSQGGRDSSSDSDSSSSEEEKEEKISKSSVKKKPQKTAGVVVFSKPATAKKAKAESSSSSSDDSSEEEEEEEKPKGKGSIRPQALKTNGTSALTTQNGKADKDSNEEEEKKKTTAVSKPGSGKKRKQNEAAKEAETPQAKKIKPQTPNTFPKRKKGEKRASSPFRRIREEEIEVDARVADNSFDAKRGAAGDWGERANQVLKFTKGKSFRHEKTKKKRGSYRGGSISVQVNSIKFDSE from the exons ATGGCGGACGCCGGCTTGCGCCGCGTGGTTCCCAGCGACCTGTATCCGCTCGTGCTCGGCTTTTTGCGCGATAACCAGCTGTCGGAGGTGGCCAATAAATTCGCCAAGGCAACAGGCGCT acCCAACAGGACGCCAACGCCTCTTCCCTCTTGGACATCTACAGCTTCTGGCTCAA CAGGTCCACCAAGGCCCCAAAGCGGAAGTTACAGGTAAACGGACCAGTGACTAAGAAGGCTAAGAAGAAGACTTCGTCCAGTGACAGCAGTGAGGACAGCAGTGAGGAGGAAGAAACCCAAGGGCCTCCAGCTAAGAAAGCTG TTGTACCTGCCAAGCGGGCCAGTCTGCCTCAGCATGGTGGAAAGGCTTCAGCTAAAGCAACAGAGAGCAGCAGCAGTGAAGAATCcagtgatgaggaggaggaggacaagaagAAAAAGCCTGTTCAG AAGGGAGTTAAGCCCCAACCCAAGACAGTCAAAGCTCCTCCTAAGAAGGCCAAGAGCTCTGATTCTGATTCAGACTCAAGCTCAGAAGATGAGGCACCAAAGAACCAGAAGCCAAAGACAACACCTGTGGCAGCTAAGGCTCAAGCTAAAGCCTCAGCCAAATCAG gtaCACCAGCTCGGGTAGCACCTAAAATAGCCAATGGCAAAGCAGCCAGCAGtaagagcagcagcagcagcagcagcagtagtgatgactcagaggaggaggaggcaacaGCCATACCTAAGAAG ACTGTACCTAAAAAGCAAGTTGTGGCCAAGGCTCCAGTGAAAGCAGCAGCCACCCCTACCCAAAAGAGTTCCAGTAGCGAGGACTCCTCaagtgaagaggaggaggagcagaaaaaaCCCATAAAGAAAAAACCAG GTCCCTATAGTTCAGTCCCCCCACCTTCTGCTGCCCTATCCAAGAAGTCCCTGGGAACCCAGGCTCCCAAGAAAGCTGCAGAGAAGAAAGAGCCTGTAGAGAGCAGTGAGGACAGCAGTGATGAGTCTG ATTCGAgttctgaagaagaaaagaaaccccCAGCTAAGACAGTCATCTCTAAAGCAACCATTAAACCAGCTCCAGCAAAGAAGGCATCAGAGAGCTCTTCAGACAGCTCAG ACTCTGACAGTTCTGAGAATGAAGCTCCTGCCAAGTCAGCTGCTACCACCAAGAATCTCCCAAGTAAGCCAGCTGCCACTCCCAAGCAACCTGCAGCTAAATCAGCCACAGCTCCCAAGCAAGCTGCAGGCAGTGTCCAGAAGCCTCTGACCAGAAAGGCTGATAGCAGCTCCAGTGAGGAGGAGAGCAGTTCTAGTGAAGaggagaagacaaagaagacTGTGGCCACCCCCAAGTCAAAGGCAATGGCCAAAGCAGCTCCATCTCCGGCTGCCAAACAGTCCTCTCAGGGTGGTAGGGACAGCAGCTCTGATTCAGACAGCTCTAGcagtgaggaagagaaggaagagaagatatcAAAATCCTCAGTTAAAAAGAAGCCACAGAAGACAGCGGGAGTGGTAGTCTTTTCCAAGCCAGCCACCGCAAAGAAAGCAAAGGCTGAGAGTAGCAGCTCTTCCTCTGATGATtccagtgaggaggaggaggaggaggagaagcctaAGGGCAAAGGCAGTATAAGACCACAAGCGCTGAAGACCAATGGGACCTCTGCACTGACTACCCAGAATGGAAAAGCAGACAAGGACAgcaatgaggaagaagaaaagaaaaagacaaccgcAGTTTCTAAGCCAG GTTCAGGAAAGAAGCGGAAGCAGAATGAGGCTGCCAAGGAGGCAGAGACTCCTCAAGCCAAGAAGATAAAGCCCCAGACCCCCAACACGtttccaaaaaggaagaaa GGAGAAAAAAGGGCATCATCACCATTCCGAAGGATCAGGGAGGAGGAAATCGAGGTAGATGCTCGAGTGGCAGACAACTCCTTTGATGCCAAG CGGGGTGCAGCTGGAGACTGGGGGGAGCGAGCCAATCAGGTTCTGAAGTTCACCAAAGGCAAATCGTTTCGGCATGAAAAAACCAAGAAGAAGCGTGGCAGCTACCGGGGAGGCTCCATCTCTGTCCAGGTCAATTCCATTAAGTTTGACAGCGAATGA
- the NOLC1 gene encoding nucleolar and coiled-body phosphoprotein 1 isoform X2, whose protein sequence is MADAGLRRVVPSDLYPLVLGFLRDNQLSEVANKFAKATGATQQDANASSLLDIYSFWLKSTKAPKRKLQVNGPVTKKAKKKTSSSDSSEDSSEEEETQGPPAKKAVVPAKRASLPQHGGKASAKATESSSSEESSDEEEEDKKKKPVQKGVKPQPKTVKAPPKKAKSSDSDSDSSSEDEAPKNQKPKTTPVAAKAQAKASAKSGTPARVAPKIANGKAASSKSSSSSSSSSDDSEEEEATAIPKKTVPKKQVVAKAPVKAAATPTQKSSSSEDSSSEEEEEQKKPIKKKPGPYSSVPPPSAALSKKSLGTQAPKKAAEKKEPVESSEDSSDESDSSSEEEKKPPAKTVISKATIKPAPAKKASESSSDSSDSDSSENEAPAKSAATTKNLPSKPAATPKQPAAKSATAPKQAAGSVQKPLTRKADSSSSEEESSSSEEEKTKKTVATPKSKAMAKAAPSPAAKQSSQGGRDSSSDSDSSSSEEEKEEKISKSSVKKKPQKTAGVVVFSKPATAKKAKAESSSSSSDDSSEEEEEEEKPKGKGSIRPQALKTNGTSALTTQNGKADKDSNEEEEKKKTTAVSKPGSGKKRKQNEAAKEAETPQAKKIKPQTPNTFPKRKKGEKRASSPFRRIREEEIEVDARVADNSFDAKRGAAGDWGERANQVLKFTKGKSFRHEKTKKKRGSYRGGSISVQVNSIKFDSE, encoded by the exons ATGGCGGACGCCGGCTTGCGCCGCGTGGTTCCCAGCGACCTGTATCCGCTCGTGCTCGGCTTTTTGCGCGATAACCAGCTGTCGGAGGTGGCCAATAAATTCGCCAAGGCAACAGGCGCT acCCAACAGGACGCCAACGCCTCTTCCCTCTTGGACATCTACAGCTTCTGGCTCAA GTCCACCAAGGCCCCAAAGCGGAAGTTACAGGTAAACGGACCAGTGACTAAGAAGGCTAAGAAGAAGACTTCGTCCAGTGACAGCAGTGAGGACAGCAGTGAGGAGGAAGAAACCCAAGGGCCTCCAGCTAAGAAAGCTG TTGTACCTGCCAAGCGGGCCAGTCTGCCTCAGCATGGTGGAAAGGCTTCAGCTAAAGCAACAGAGAGCAGCAGCAGTGAAGAATCcagtgatgaggaggaggaggacaagaagAAAAAGCCTGTTCAG AAGGGAGTTAAGCCCCAACCCAAGACAGTCAAAGCTCCTCCTAAGAAGGCCAAGAGCTCTGATTCTGATTCAGACTCAAGCTCAGAAGATGAGGCACCAAAGAACCAGAAGCCAAAGACAACACCTGTGGCAGCTAAGGCTCAAGCTAAAGCCTCAGCCAAATCAG gtaCACCAGCTCGGGTAGCACCTAAAATAGCCAATGGCAAAGCAGCCAGCAGtaagagcagcagcagcagcagcagcagtagtgatgactcagaggaggaggaggcaacaGCCATACCTAAGAAG ACTGTACCTAAAAAGCAAGTTGTGGCCAAGGCTCCAGTGAAAGCAGCAGCCACCCCTACCCAAAAGAGTTCCAGTAGCGAGGACTCCTCaagtgaagaggaggaggagcagaaaaaaCCCATAAAGAAAAAACCAG GTCCCTATAGTTCAGTCCCCCCACCTTCTGCTGCCCTATCCAAGAAGTCCCTGGGAACCCAGGCTCCCAAGAAAGCTGCAGAGAAGAAAGAGCCTGTAGAGAGCAGTGAGGACAGCAGTGATGAGTCTG ATTCGAgttctgaagaagaaaagaaaccccCAGCTAAGACAGTCATCTCTAAAGCAACCATTAAACCAGCTCCAGCAAAGAAGGCATCAGAGAGCTCTTCAGACAGCTCAG ACTCTGACAGTTCTGAGAATGAAGCTCCTGCCAAGTCAGCTGCTACCACCAAGAATCTCCCAAGTAAGCCAGCTGCCACTCCCAAGCAACCTGCAGCTAAATCAGCCACAGCTCCCAAGCAAGCTGCAGGCAGTGTCCAGAAGCCTCTGACCAGAAAGGCTGATAGCAGCTCCAGTGAGGAGGAGAGCAGTTCTAGTGAAGaggagaagacaaagaagacTGTGGCCACCCCCAAGTCAAAGGCAATGGCCAAAGCAGCTCCATCTCCGGCTGCCAAACAGTCCTCTCAGGGTGGTAGGGACAGCAGCTCTGATTCAGACAGCTCTAGcagtgaggaagagaaggaagagaagatatcAAAATCCTCAGTTAAAAAGAAGCCACAGAAGACAGCGGGAGTGGTAGTCTTTTCCAAGCCAGCCACCGCAAAGAAAGCAAAGGCTGAGAGTAGCAGCTCTTCCTCTGATGATtccagtgaggaggaggaggaggaggagaagcctaAGGGCAAAGGCAGTATAAGACCACAAGCGCTGAAGACCAATGGGACCTCTGCACTGACTACCCAGAATGGAAAAGCAGACAAGGACAgcaatgaggaagaagaaaagaaaaagacaaccgcAGTTTCTAAGCCAG GTTCAGGAAAGAAGCGGAAGCAGAATGAGGCTGCCAAGGAGGCAGAGACTCCTCAAGCCAAGAAGATAAAGCCCCAGACCCCCAACACGtttccaaaaaggaagaaa GGAGAAAAAAGGGCATCATCACCATTCCGAAGGATCAGGGAGGAGGAAATCGAGGTAGATGCTCGAGTGGCAGACAACTCCTTTGATGCCAAG CGGGGTGCAGCTGGAGACTGGGGGGAGCGAGCCAATCAGGTTCTGAAGTTCACCAAAGGCAAATCGTTTCGGCATGAAAAAACCAAGAAGAAGCGTGGCAGCTACCGGGGAGGCTCCATCTCTGTCCAGGTCAATTCCATTAAGTTTGACAGCGAATGA